The following coding sequences are from one Lolium rigidum isolate FL_2022 chromosome 6, APGP_CSIRO_Lrig_0.1, whole genome shotgun sequence window:
- the LOC124667824 gene encoding peptide deformylase 1A, chloroplastic-like, whose amino-acid sequence MVLFLRQLTITAAAALLRAPTTSIPTFVAPGRAAGGRRWRSVRASAGGGGWLSGLLGGKGGGGAPMAMTVTPGTVKAGDPVLHEPAQEVAPRDVSSEKVQGIIDQMIAVMRKAPGVGLAAPQIGVPLKIIVLEDTQEFISYAPKKDIEAQDRRPFDLLVIINPKLKKTSKRSACFYEGCLSVDGYRAVVERHLDVEVSGLDRNGRPIKVVASGWQARILQHECDHLEGTLYVDKMVPRTFRTVDNLDLPLATGCPPLGAR is encoded by the exons ATGGTACTGTTCCTCCGGCAGCTCACCATAACCGCTGCGGCGGCGCTTCTCCGCGCCCCCACCACGTCGATTCCTACCTTCGTTGCTCCTGGTAGAGCAGCCGGCGGTAGGCGCTGGAGGAGTGTGAGGGCCAGCGCGGGCGGCGGGGGTTGGCTGTCCGGCCTGCTGGGCGGgaagggcggcggcggtgcgccCATGGCGATGACGGTGACGCCAGGGACCGTGAAGGCCGGCGACCCCGTGCTTCACGAGCCAGCGCAGGAGGTGGCTCCGAGGGACGTGTCCTCAGAGAAGGTCCAGGGCATCATCGACCAGATGATCGCCGTCATGCGCAAGGCCCCCGGCGTCGGCCTCGCCGCCCCACAGATCGGCGTCCCCTTGAAG ATTATTGTCCTGGAGGACACCCAAGAATTCATCAGCTATGCTCCCAAGAAGGACATTGAAGCGCAGGATCGCCGCCCCTTTGATCTTCTT GTTATTATCAATCCTAAGCTTAAGAAGACGAGTAAAAGAAGTGCATGTTTCTACGAGGGATGTCTGAG TGTTGATGGATATAGGGCGGTCGTTGAGCGACATTTAGATGTTGAGGTTTCGGGTTTGGACCGAAATGGACGCCCCATTAAGGTGGTGGCTTCAGGATGGCAGGCACGCATCCTGCAGCATGAGTGTGATCACCTTGAAGGCACTTTGTATGTTGACAAAATGGTTCCGAGGACATTCAGGACGGTTGATAACTTGGATCTTCCGCTTGCCACTGGATGCCCTCCTTTAGGTGCACGATAG
- the LOC124667825 gene encoding uncharacterized protein LOC124667825, producing the protein MAARNGSRRTKTEQWLFSGRWRGTVKETRHAVASEDKPPNPAMVQKDEDICLEKSRVHLPGLGQREIIDIAPGRKSMPEMEINMKEVVAVLGVKVMAADMPPFMQLHAFRCAKRSHDSLDKFSSRQVAHDVKKEFDKVYGPTWHCIVGTSYGSFVTHSRGCFLYFSMDKIIVMLFKTKIRKVSAS; encoded by the exons ATGGCTGCCCGCAATGGTAGCAGGAGGACAAAGACGGAGCAGTGGCTGTTCAGTGGGAGATGGAGGGGAACTGTCAAAGAGACACGACATGCTGTTGCCTCTGAGGATAAGCCTCCAAATCCCGCCATGGTTCAGAAGGATGAGGATATCTGCCTTGAGAAGTCTAGAGTGCATCTGCCTGGTCTGGGACAGAGGGAGATCATTGACATAGCACCTGGGAGGAAATCGATGCCGGAGATGGAGATCAACATGAAGGAAGTTGTTGCGGTGCTGGGGGTGAAGGTGATGGCTGCAGACATGCCACCATTCATGCAGTTGCATGCATTCCGATGTGCTAAGCGATCCCATGATAGCTTGGACAAGTTCAGTTCAAGGCAGGTGGCCCATGACGTGAAGAAG GAGTTTGATAAAGTGTATGGTCCTACATGGCACTGCATCGTCGGTACAAGCTACGGTTCTTTCGTGACACATTCCAGAGGTTGCTTTCTCTACTTCTCCATGGACAAGATCATCGTGATGCTATTCAAAACCAAGATCAGAAAAGTGTCAGCATCTTGA